From Solanum stenotomum isolate F172 chromosome 2, ASM1918654v1, whole genome shotgun sequence:
GTTGGATAGAAATACACGATAATTGaatcaaaaattgaaattataaaGATCATATCACTAATAGAAAGTGAAatcaataaaattgattttaaatttttgaattgtATCATCTTTAATATATCATGTATAATGTTAGATATAAAGAACggttgaatttaaattttaaaaaatttaacaaattaaaaagaaaataagataaccaaattgaaataattaaaatattaggaatcattttaatttaataactttaatttaaatctCACGTATAAATTGTAAGCAAATTTGGCTTCATCTATGTTTCATAACCCTCTTTGGCACTGTGTACAATCCCTTCCCAACGTAAACTTAAAAATCTCACAATTCacaattaatcatatataaatagtacGTATATTTAATTATCTTATGAATATATCCCTATATTTTTAGTAGCTCCGTCCATATATATCcgtacaaaaatatatatgatgaaataGACATGTTTGGACTTTTTCTTGAGTTGATGAAAAGTATAGTAATATCAAACTTTGTCTTTTGATTCACGTAATGTTTGATAGTTTTAATAGAGTCCGAATTAATTTGCATTGTTACCGTAAGTTTATTAAAAGTGAGATCATACTTTTTGCTGATAAAATTTATACTCAAAGCTCAATCTTAAAATTTTTAGTTAAGGGTGAAATTATAGTAGATTGTTTGGTTGCTGCTTAAAGTTACATATGAATTAGTTATGTAAAATTTCTTTATTCACGTATTATTTATCTTCTATGTTGATGTGTTGAATTTTGTACATAATAactaaaatattactcccttAATCTCAACTTATGTAACAcaaatttattctattttttctccAAAGAAAGTATCatctataattaaaaataacttaactttaaaaatgtAGTATTCTTAGGATTGTTTGGTCTGACAAGTTGTTATGAGATAAGTTGTGATGGGATTTGTGATAactttttattgagtgtttgaactttatttagttttttatattttctcaaataaaacttttatctcatttaacttaaatatttgTGTGTGTGCATTCTCACGATggtacaatatatatatttaaaaataaattttctctttatttagcttaaaatagaactttcattttaaatttgttgAAGTAAAAGAGgatttatgagaaatcaaaataaaaataaaaataaacataagaactggtcaaataaattcataaataaaaattatatttacatagTGTAAtcttttaatagaaaaaattgaagGATTATTGTAATAATAAGGAGTGGTGAGGaatgtgaatgttattatacatggtgtaaaaaataatgcaaaaatacatgaatgtgaaagtgatataaaaagggtttaaaatgatATCTTTGTcattactaattattaatctcgAAATAAGTTATTTCAGACTTGTCatccaaacaacaaatttaaatgACACCATAATTTAATACGAGTAGCAAAAGTATTTGGTGTTATCCTTTACGCCAAACGAccattaatgaaataatttatagtcacacatttaaattttattttagaacaaaatacttgaaagtttcttttttaataaaaataattttgtaccCAACCAAACGATATTAGGTAAATTATGTGACCAATTGAATACTATTTTAGCTAAGTACATAGCTAATGCTGTTTCGTTCTAATCGGAAAAATAACGtgaacattttaattttgtttacgTTAATGAAACGTAACCAACGTGGCAtattaattacaaaatatagtactccaataatatttaaatttcatttaaaaaaattaatcaaacatTTTGATAcgtttgatttattttaattttatcttatgaaaaatatatttttgtaaactttgtattaaattaaattagataaataaattgaaaacaaaaaaaaagataacatatttatttatttattttcaaccagaaaatttcagattttttttttttaactaccCAGCAATTATTTAGAACTCCCCACCATTTACCCAACTTCTGTTGGGTTTTATATATCTCTTCATTTTACAATAAGTTTCATCATTTCCCTCAAGATTTCAATATTCACTTAGGTAATGCAATATTTTTTTgctcaattttctttttgagaaaaaatagaTTCAGATCTGTTGTGGGGTCTTTTTAGAGTTGCTCATAAGCTttgattttttcactttttttctttttatgttcaAAGATCACTTTTTTATCTCTCTAGTTGGTATGTTTGGTGTGATTAGAGATCTTGAATCTTGATTTTACGTGATTTATACgctaattttgttttgaatctATATGATTTTTAATCTATAAATTCATGTATTGAGCTCATACTTAGTATTATTTCTGTTTTACATTAGCATTTAGAGACGACCAGGTGAtccaaaaattgtatttttctttgtttttgctGAATATGGAATCAAGTTGTTAgcttttaaatgaaatttgatcTGGGTGTGTTCATTTTCTGGAAAATTTTGcttcttttgaaatttgatttggGTTTGTTGTTAAATTTATTGAAGGGGGAAGGGGGAGGGGGAGATATCTTCTTGCTATTAGAAATTGTGATTGATCTATAAAGAGGATCCACCACCTTTGGTGAAGGGGTGTGGTGGAAGTGGAATGTTAAAGGTTCTTACTTTTAATCAGAGGTCGCGGGTTTTGAGCTTTGAAATGGAGTTGTCTTAGGTTGGGAAACTTAATGCAATGTTGGGTTTTTAACGGGGCTGATCCGGATTAGTCGGACTAGAGGATCTTGAAGAGGAAAAATTCATTTTGCTGACACCAATTAATTTGTGAAGTGAGGACTGGTTGGAGTAAGGGGGTGGAAGGGATTCTTCCGAACCCCATTGCCGAAAATTTACAATGCGTGTATATGGTCAAATTGTTTAAGTATGTATTAGATGTTGGATCCTCTTAGCTTCTTTATGTGTTTACTTTTGTTACTTTTTGGATCCCCTTGGTGGAAGTCCTGCTTCCACATTATGGTGGTTGTATTATTAGTATGTACTGTCTATTGGAGAAGTCGATAATCCTTTTTGTGCACGAGTATTAATTTTGTGGTAATCTTGGTTTGCTCTTAGTTAGCTCGGTCGTAGATTGTGACAGTTTGCTTGAATCTTATGTATTTTTTGGTTCTGAACTTTTGATTTGGTCTCTGGTTTAGAAATTGAATTGATCTAGAAATGGCTTCCAATGGAGACAACAATGCTTCTGCAAAACCTCCTCCAGAACCATCACCATTGCGCAAAGCGAAGTTTTTCCAGGTACGGTAGACATGGCTCTGATGAGTCTATTCGTTTGCTGCTTATATCTTGATCttgtatttttattgtttgtcaTCTTTGAACTTTATGATTACAGGCTAACATGAGAATTTTGGTGACGGGTGGTGCTGGATTTATTGGCTCTCACCTCGTTGACAGACTGATGCAAAATGAGAAGAATGAGGTACATACTTATAAGTTTAGGCCTGGCTTCACATCATATGTTCCACTTACAAAAATGGATCCAGGATTTGAAGTTTACGTGTTTCAACTGTAATATTAACTTGGTTCACAAacaaatatttatcaatattttatggatttctgtgtatatatatatggtatggTGGTAAAAGCTACTaagttcacgtgaacccatcaGTGACCATCTAGATTCGACCCTGCCACTAGATACCAGCACATTGAtgctataaaaaataataaggcTCGAAATATGATTGTGTTTACCTAAACTTGTTGTGTTATGCTTAGGTGGTTGTTGTGGATAACTACTTCACTGGATCAAAGGATAACCTAAAGCAATGGTTTGGCCATCCAAGATTTGAGTTAATCCGTCATGGTAAATCACTCTTCCTTATTTATCTACCTTTCTGCTCCCGAAAGTTCTTATCTACCAGAATTATATTGCAAGTATCTTTTGAGCAATCTCTACCGAGCTCCCTCCGCAAATTGTTTTCAGAGCTCTTCTCTGTTTGCTTCTACAAAGAGTTTCCATTGATTATCTTGTTTTATATTCATATTATATGCAGATGTTACTGAGCCGTTATTGGTTGAAGTTGACCAAATTTATCATCTTGCTTGCCCTGCTTCCCCAATCTTTTACAAGTACAATCCTGTTAAGGTCAGTAATGAAGATCCCCGTATTGCCAagttttcatcttttctttatattatcaCTTGTTCCTTTGAATCTAGATATCCCGAAAAATGGTGTGTAGTTTATATTGATCTTTCTTGCTATATGGTATTTGCAGACGATTAAGACAAATGTCATTGGCACTTTGAATATGTTGGGACTTGCCAAGAGAGTTGGGGCAAGGTATGAATCTGCTTCTATCGTCAATTATTCTTGTGATAACTGATCTTCGTCTAACTTCATTACTCAAGCAGGATTTTACTGACATCAACCTCTGAGGTTTATGGAGACCCGCTTATTCACCCTCAAGATGAGAGCTACTGGGGAAATGTTAACCCAATTGGTATGCATTTATAGCTGTTTTAAATTGCAGTTTCTAATGATATGGCATTAAACAAATCTTCAATAATGGAAAAAGACCCGTTGAAGGTCCTATACAACTCTTCAGAACAGATCTAACAAGAGATGACTCGCTTCTTTCATAAATAGCCTCCTTTTAGAGTTTGCAAGAATTGCAGTTTCTTCTTAGTATCTGCTAAATATATATTTCCCCTCGCTTTTGTGAAATTGATCGTGTTAGATTGGTGATGTAATGTGTAATGTAGCTTGTGTATTTCAGGAGTTAGGAGTTGTTACGATGAGGGAAAAAGAGTGGCTGAGACTTTGATGTTTGATTATCACAGGCAGCATGGAATCGGTATAGCACTTCCTACACATATGTTTCTTTCAAACCTATTCGGTTTTCTTTTGTAAAGTTCTGCATTCTGCATTCTGAAGAATTTGTTTTGCATCTCCAGAAATACGAATTGCTAGAATCTTCAACACGTACGGTCCACGAATGAACATAGATGATGGCCGTGTTGTCAGCAATTTCATTGCCCAGGCAATTCGGTAATATTCTGAACCTCGTTATCACTCTTACCTTTCCATATTTATCTTACATTGTGAGAATTACTAATTGCCTACCCTTTCTTCGTACATTTTCACAGTGACGAACCCTTGACTGTTCAGTTGCCAGGAACACAAACTCGCAGCTTTTGTTATGTTTCCGACATGGTATATTATAGTCTATGTGCCACTATACTTGAAGTTCATATTACgtttcatcttcttttcttaCCTTCCTTTCTGAATGATGAAGGTTGATGGTCTTATTCGTCTGATGGAGGGAGATAATACTGGACCAATTAACATCGGGAATCCAGGTTTGCTTCCGTTGATTTGATTCTTGGCGTGTCCGATCAAAACTCAATTCTTCCAATTTTATTACTCAACTAAAGCAACTCATCTTCTTGCAATCAGGTGAATTCACAATGCTTGAACTTGCTGAGAATGTGAAAGAGGTAATCCACTGAACTTGCCTCGACTATGTATTCACATGACACGTCTACAAGTTCATCCAAATCCCAGTAACTTCACAGAGCATGATATATATAATGAGTCCAATGCTAAGAATCTTAAAAGGTCGAATCCATCAAGTTAAAACCTTGAATCCGTCTCTGACTATAGGTGTTGTTTTGCAGCTCATCAATCCAGATGTGCAGATTATCACAGTGGAAAATACACCAGATGATCCTCGCCAGAGAAAACCGGACATCACAAAGGCAAAATCACTACTCGGATGGGAACCAACGATCAAATTGAGCGATGGTATTCCCCTTATGGAGGACGATTTCCGTAGCAGGCTCGGTATCTCCCGAAAGAAATGAGCTATTATTGGTTTTGAGTGATGGACACACTTGAGAGGCTTTTTATGTTTTCATTATACTCAGTTTTTCCACTCACTGTCTTATTACATTTGCAGCATGACTTTGTGCTATATATAAATGCATTTTGATgtcaattttaatatatgattaTCGAATATTTTTGGTATATGTGTTTCTTTTATCTTTATGTGTCAAATTGTGGACAACCTCGTAAAATCGAAGCTTACAAGATGCCTCAAGTCTAGTATCGATTATGTGGGTATAAAAACAAAAGCCCGTCTAGCTCAGTTGGTAGAGCGCAAGGCTCTTAACCTTGTGGTCGTGGGTTCGAGCCCCACGGTGGGCGTgccttcattttttaaaagagaaattgGTATAAAATAGTTATccaaacaaatataattttttgtacaTTAATTTAggatatatacaattttttatatttttatatatttggcTAGCGAATGTAGTTATTTTTAGTCGATCGGTCAAATATAACTTGCCCCTTTTTGGAATCATCAATCAAAGTTTATCAATTGTTTcgaatataattaaaatatatgtattgttaatacgaaaataatatttgaataaacATGAAACAACGAGTTAGGAGCATTGACAATGTGTTGTAGTATTGACGTTTCAAATTCCATAACaatccataatttatttatttttaaaaaaacaattcatgaaacttaaacTTTCATATTTTTAAGTGAAAAAATGTTAAGAGTTTTTAGCACCATAAACAATTCATGGAATTTTCTCGCGCTTTAATTTAGGAGTATTTGGCAATGATGAAGTCGTGTGGATGTTGGTTATGCATGGTTATGTTGGCTAATGATTATAGTTGTTTGTAGTATCTAGTTTTGGTAAAATATGGTTTAGATGTGTGGATGAATCGAAGGATAAACGTGTGATAGAACAAATCTAGTTAGGTTCAAGTCGGTAAGGATTATATTATTGGGTAAATCAAGGTATTCCCAAGAAAGCTAATTTTGAACGTACTTTGACTAGATACATTAGTACGAGACAGCCTCAGGTGTCCAGTCGATCATTGGTGACCTAATACAATAAGTTTCGTAGACCAATCAAGTTTTGGGAATTCAAATTCAATATGACAGTTAAAATTGTGATGTGTAATTTGAGAGATATGTGAATAACGATTGTTATGACGCGCGTGATTAGAAAAATGTTACTTTAGAATTAGAAAAAGTAAAACTATTTTCCCTCACTTATATCCCATCTAATTTTCATCACAATTGCTGTTTAAGCTCTCAAGTTGTAACAAACTCCAGCACGATTTTCTGGTTATGATGTTCATCAAGTCATTAATGAATcactcaataaaaataatatttctctatTCATACTtataggggtcgtttggtaagATGTATTACAATAATGTATGCATTAActttgtgtattactaatattttatttggtatacTTTAAGGTATAGtgctatgtataattaatacaaaacaATTTACAATATTAGCAATACAATATTAATGTTTTTTAGAATATGCATTAGTATGAATTAAGACACAAttgttcctcaattttttttcacattCTTTCCACCGTATTTTtgtagcaatttttttttagaaattatgtaATGCATGTTATTTTCAATGAGCCAATTATCAAACattacattatgaaacaatctCAACATAACAAACGTCAATATAATTAATATCAGTATTTCTAATTCCAACTTTACTAATACATCACATTTTGATATTATTCGTATACATGATAGGCCCAAATTTACACctcaattaagaagtataaaGCGGCCGTTGTCAAATATAGAACACAACTACGTTGAGGTCGAATCCCACGGGGAATAATATGTAAACTAAGTCGTATGCGGTTATTTACTTTAGTTATTTCCGAAACATAATGGGAAATATGAGGAATTTTGATTTTGGTCTAAAGTTCACTTTTCGATaaataacaattaacaatatcaTTTAGTTAGAATCAATCAAAGAGAATTAATCAGGATTGTGTTCACCAAGATTGTTTGATCATTCTCGCGTTAATTACAGAACTTCATCTTGCGTTGTTATTATGTCTATCAAATTTAACCTACACTATATCGCTTCTCAACCAAATCAAATGTATATCACTTATATTCGTTCAAACTAAAAGTGTTCACCATCATTTCGATAGATAGATTCTCAAGTTGGTTAATCTTGTTATGACATTAACTATTGGACGAGTCTAGATCCTCAAATTATTGTTATTAACTCTTCTTTTAGGTTTTAGCCTTTTTACTCAAACAAGCTATACATAGGGCGAGTTTTAATGTTTGCAATTATTAGAGGTCAATTAAGATGAAGGAGATTATAAGGTATATTGATACAACACGCGATTTATTCCGTAAAAATTCTAGTTTTAGGTCAAATCATCATGGATTCCACAATCCTTGGTTGTGAAGTTTAGTCACTCATGATTAATGAAACAAGGAATAGACTTGCATTCATTCAAGACGTAGTTATTTACAAGAGTTAAAGACAATCAATACTTTGATTTGAATAAGCCGATGAAAATTCTTGTTCAAATTTTGTTCAAGTGATATCATGTTCATCAATAAAACaaagaagataaaataaaatcctaaaataatatttatagttcttggaaatttgaaatataaaaacAGAAAGTAGAAATTCAGAGCTAGCATTTGACGGTccatcacaaatcacaacctcaTAGGTGTGATGGTCCGTCGCATAACTCGAGAGACTTGTAATATTCTTGCAGGACTGACGTTGCATCCGACAGACCAACACATACAAATTCACACTATCAAGAAGTTAATTGTGATTAGTATAACCCTTCGTTCCTTCTATTTTACAATCACTTTATaagtttaaataaatttgaataactattataaaaaaacatatttaataattaagattTGAATCATTAAGATTTAGAactaaaaataacaacaatatatatCATTATAATTTCACAAATGGAGTTTAGATAGGAAAATGCGTACACAATCTTGTTCCTATCTTGTGGAGCTAGAGACGCTGAATCCAATACCCCTCTATTTAAGTAAAACATATCTCATCAgatataaaaaaggaaacaaatagTAAAGAAATCATGTTGAAAACAATGGTGAAAAATACATTAACAACACAAGATAGTAAAAAATTCATgctaaaaacaaataaaaaaagaatagtaGAAACAACATATAATACAATAGCCGAATCGAAGGAAATAACAACTAATACTAGAATAAAGAATAATCTAATACaatagtaataataacaatattgttaagagaaaataaataatattcaactatctattaattactaattttttactttaatcCTCAAACTACATAATCTTATATCTAAGGTCATGCTCTCGATGAATAATGAGTATAATTTTAGTTGTTACACATCATATTTTCTTTATCATAACAatcacttgttttttttttaaagaaagaaaatgaatttgaaaaattactaCTCGTTTAACTTACTCCCTTTGTACTtaattatttgttcacttttgaattgacacctattaagaaaataatttttgacatagtgagtttaccatttttacccctattaattataaagttggtgaattaaaaaatttaagattttaaagatttattattttttttcaaagtaattaactGAAGATATAATAGGTAAATTTGTTTTGTTCGTTTTGAATTTGTcataatggacaagtaattagggacgaAGGTAGTATCAAATTTGACtaatcataaattaatttgaGCTGGTAAGCACAATCCACGTCATCGATCCATGTGAGAACAAAACAATTACCATCCGCTGAATTCCACTTAATCAACGGTCCACAATAACCCATAAGCAATCACGCGGATCGCAATCTTTAGCCTTCCATTTCAAATTTGGCAGAAATTCATCAACCGCCAATATCTTCCGCTCAAAATATTTCAACCCCCTCCAAAAAATTTCCCCCTTTATATAAACCCTAGCTCAGCTCACTTCTCCATCATCAAATCTCTCATTTTCTCTCTGAATTATCTCTCAAAACTTCTCAAAAATGTCTGGCCGTGGAAAGGGTGGCAAGGGATTAGGCAAGGGTGGAGCAAAACGTCATCGCAAAGTGCTTCGTGACAACATCCAAGGAATCACCAAGCCTGCTATTAGGAGGTTGGCGAGAAGAGGTGGAGTGAAGAGAATCAGTGGGTTGATTTATGAAGAGACAAGAGGTGTTCTTAAGATCTTTTTGGAGAATGTGATTCGTGATTCTGTTACTTACACTGAGCATGCTAGGAGGAAGACTGTTACTGCTATGGATGTTGTTTATGCTTTGAAGAGACAAGGAAGGACTCTCTATGGTTTCGGTGGTTAAGACTTTAGATCTGGGTTATTGGGTATTAGTAGTATTTTAGTTTTGTTGATGTAATTGGTTATGTTTCTGAATCTATGAAATATCTTGTTTCTGTGTTTCGAATTTGGTAGTTTTATGCCTATGAATGTGAAGAATGGTTTTATTTTGTGGAAAATATATCTTATTTCTGTGTTTCAATTGCTTCAAAATTGGTTCTTTTCATCTCTTGATAATGAGAAACTGTCTAATTAGTTGTTTTGAACCAAAGTTTGATCTTTTCCTGTATCTATGAATTTGTTTTGCTTTTCCAACGAATTGAAGAACTTTAACCCATTTTAACAAGGCTTAATTCATAGAGGAACACCAAATTcatcaatacattgaaaatGGCTTTGCCTTATTAAGGGGAATTATACAAGGGCAGCCACCAATGATTGAATTTCTCACATTCTTTGTGTTTCAAACTTAGAGTTGTTATTAATTTGgacataaaattttcatttgttGAAAATTAGTAAGTGTTTCTACTTATTTATAtctataatgaaaaaaaagcTAATTGATGGGTGCTTGATTAAGTAAGGgtaaaatttaaagaataaaattgatttcttgTTAAAATCTTAAAAGACAACTATTTtggaatataatattattaatatttttggaatAATAAGAAAGCATGAACAAGAGTGCTTCGTGATTACTCTATGGAGTATGGACCTTTCAAACCTCTTAAGGAAATTTCAATCATATCTCTTTACATCAAAGTGTGTAACATATTACTTCTTTTGTTcctatttatttgattttacgTATTAAGTAATTTACTAATATACCTTTATTTAGAGTGTAAGATGAATACGAATTAATCAAGTTAGTCTTTTAATAttggtcaaatatatatttttatgactAGTCActtttaagggtaaaattggaagaatagTCTTATTTATGCATTGGTTTGTGATATGACAAGTATTAATGAACATCTATTTTTAGCAAATACaacatataaatagaaacggaggaagtaaaatattattaaatctTATAATCGTAAATTTATTAAGTAAACTAttcctccatttcatattagttgatccATATTAGCTTATTATGTctcctattttttaaaaattaaatatgcatttttaaaagtaaattgaCCCTTTTAATGATACTTCAAACtagggttgttcatggttatggttaaaaaatcaaatcaaacggCAATCCGAATCAAACCGATATTTGGTTgggtttgattttaaattttgaaaaccgatattatttggtttgattttgattttactaaaaaaccccgcaaaaataatcaaatcgaaccgataaattaaatatataaattttataattatttatatattattcacaattaaaatatgaatattttattaaattttaattaacttaaatatttgACTTTACAATTTTCTCAAGCCCAACTATAACAATCCTAAATCCAAATCCATTAAAATTCATTTGTCTTTACATACCATACTTCACATAAAATAGTCACACTTTATCTTAATTAAAACACTTTGTTCGTGTAATGtttaattgcttaattgaacTGACCATAACTTTTATGTGGATTGTTTATGTGCTAGAT
This genomic window contains:
- the LOC125855028 gene encoding UDP-glucuronic acid decarboxylase 6-like, which gives rise to MASNGDNNASAKPPPEPSPLRKAKFFQANMRILVTGGAGFIGSHLVDRLMQNEKNEVVVVDNYFTGSKDNLKQWFGHPRFELIRHDVTEPLLVEVDQIYHLACPASPIFYKYNPVKTIKTNVIGTLNMLGLAKRVGARILLTSTSEVYGDPLIHPQDESYWGNVNPIGVRSCYDEGKRVAETLMFDYHRQHGIEIRIARIFNTYGPRMNIDDGRVVSNFIAQAIRDEPLTVQLPGTQTRSFCYVSDMVDGLIRLMEGDNTGPINIGNPGEFTMLELAENVKELINPDVQIITVENTPDDPRQRKPDITKAKSLLGWEPTIKLSDGIPLMEDDFRSRLGISRKK
- the LOC125856508 gene encoding histone H4, whose protein sequence is MSGRGKGGKGLGKGGAKRHRKVLRDNIQGITKPAIRRLARRGGVKRISGLIYEETRGVLKIFLENVIRDSVTYTEHARRKTVTAMDVVYALKRQGRTLYGFGG